Sequence from the Nymphaea colorata isolate Beijing-Zhang1983 chromosome 9, ASM883128v2, whole genome shotgun sequence genome:
TGAAGTAGGTTCGATCTTAATTAACCAGGAAGGTGAGCTCATGATCTCCTTCAAACCTTTTGAAATGACTGAACCACCAATTTATCAGTTCTAAGTAGCCTCATCGGCGACGGATCGGTTGGTTTGGAACCAAGAAGTGGGAATGTACCCGCGGGCCTTAGGTAGTCTCCAGGATGAAATATGTAGTGCTGTAAGCCTTGGTCGGTGAAAGTACAAGTCTTGTGCGGATAACTCATCGTCTTCCCCCTCAACCGCAAGTTCAGAAAACTTCAAGTACAGGTTGCGTGCCGGGCTACGGGCCACGTAAAGCACTCATGTCCATTCAATGGTGTGGGGAAAAAGACAACAGATTTACAGGAAACTTTCTGCCGTTCTGCATCAACTTTCACTAGCCCCGAAGCAGTAGTTAAGTTGACAGTCCTGGTTCCCTGTCGTCTTTGGAGAACGAAGGAAGAAAAGCAGTAGGCCAGTTTAAGTGATGATGACCCCTTAATCCCGGCATACTTTGTGAAGAATGATTGTTTAAGCTAACGgcctcgatatatatatatatatattttataggGAAACAAATGCAAGCCAATATTTTATGTGAGAGCGCAAAAGCAAATGCGGGTCTCTGTTTCCTCTCCACCGCTCCCAGCAAATGAGTATTGTATTTATAACTTTGTGCTCTGCATAGCAGGACCATCCTTAGGTCCACTGCGCAACCACAAATGTAAATGAAGGATTAAGCAGAAAAACAGCGAAGACCAACAGAAGTAGGAAACAAATGCGCAGAAATCCTTTTATGTCAATCCCGCATCAAGAAAAGGCTGCGGCTCCCTCTGTACATGAACTCATTCTACAACGTGACTGTACTTTGATTTCGTAAAGACTGCCACAATTACCAATCGTCTAACAAACTAGGTCGCATTCAAAATGGCTCAACTCGAAGGAGTCGATCGCCTTCTGGCTCAATCCGGGGCAGTTCCTTAGGTTCAACGTCGTCAGCCACAACATTTTGTGGAGATGAGCCAAGTCTGCATCCGTAATAGTGCCGCCTGAAACGTCTAAATCCCTTAACTCCGTGCAGTAGAAGGCAATCACCCGCAGACAATGGCCACTCAGCCTCGGGCAGTCACCAAGGCTTAGTGACTTCAGCTGTGGACCGAAGCAACGACATATCTCAGAAATGGAAGAATCAGTTAAGCCTGTACAGCCATTTAAGGTCACCCTCTCAATGGGGCGGACTTCCAGACCGGAGCCCATCATCAGTAGGCTGGCAAGACCTCGATCCGATACTTGCTCCAGGCCAATGAGCTCCACTTCGCGCAGGTTTGAGCAAACACTTCCTATCCAATCCAGGAAAGCGTCCCCTAGCAAAACGCAGCATCCCACCATTAGGGTTTCCAGTTTATTGCAGGAAGGTGGTGAGTTTAAACCTGCCCATGATCTGCTCGTCTCTACAATGGCGTTGCATCTTGTCAGCGAGAGGCTCTTGAGGTTTTTGGCATACCCAGAAAGGAACTCCACCAACCCACTGAAAGAAACCCGGTGGCACGCCTCCAGAGCAAACTTCTCCAATGCACCTACCCCTCGACCTATTGCCACAAGACCCTCATCGTTCAATGCCCAGCTCCCGCTAATGGATACGCTCTTCAGATTGGAGCACTCCATTCCGACGGGCCTAAACCTGGCCAAGCTCCGCAAGTCAGGAGAGTCGAGGAAAGCAACATCTTTGTTCTCCACGTCGGCGCCGCTGGCATTCTGGGTTGCAACGTCGAAGGAGTAACCTTCGAGAGAGAGCGAGGCGAGGGCCCTGCAGTGCCTCACTAAGGCCAGCACAGCGCGAAGATTCGCGCGAAGCTGTGCGAGCTTGAGCCTCTTGAGATTCGGTAGTCCTGCGAGAATCGCGAACACGCCTTCGTCGCCGACGAGCCGGCAGCCCTTCACGGAGATGGAATGGAGGGTGGGAGTGTAGGCCCCGAAAGCCTTGAGGCTGCTGTTCCCGATGTTTCTGCAGGACTCGACGCTTAGTGTGGTCAGCTTCCTCAGCCCTCTCGCCACCGCCACCATCCCCTCGTCCGTGATCAAGGGGCACTCGCACAGATCGAGTTTCTCCAAGAGAGCACAACCTCTGGACACGCAGACGAGCCCCCTGTTGGTTACGTAGAGACAACCCCAGAGGGCGAGCGACTTGAGGCAAGGGAAGCCGGAACCGACGATATCGAGGCCACAATCGGTCACCCCATGCGGCACTCGAGTCGAGTACGACGCCGCCTTCCGGACAAGGAAATCCCCCCTGATGCTCAGATCGCCGACGATCCCCTTCGCCCACTTGCAGACGGCCATGGCGGCCAGCCTCGTGTCCATGGCATGGCTCCCCTCTAAGCACCTCTTCATTCGGTCTCCCGCGCCGGACTGGTTGGCCGACTCCTTCACCTTGAAATCCGATATCTTCATGTGAGCTTGCAGTAGCAGAAACTTCTTGCACACGGCGGCACACAGCCATCGATCCGTAGGGTCGGGGTTGTAGCTGAATATCTCCGCGATGCACTCGTCCGGCAGACGATTAAATGGGTTCTCCCTGTCGTTACCTTCTCTCGGCAAACCCCtagtcttcttcctcctcctaaCTTCTGCTGCCACCACCATTTCatagacaaagagagagagagagagagaatcgagGTGTAGGGAGGCAGTAGATGTGGCTATATAGGGAAAAGGAATGGTGCAGGATTCATTATGAGCCAGGTGTGTGAGGGAGACTCCCgggagggaaaaaaagaaaaaagaaaaaagaagagagaacaaAGACGGGGCTGGGAAGGGGGATTATAATTTCTGAAGATTTCAGAGAAACGTGGGGATCAGAACTGGCAAAAAAGCTAAACGTGGATGGTCATGAGCGCACGGTTTTCAAATTCATACCCCATCTTTGGCACATGCATTGAGTGCTCTCAGTAGCCTTGTCTTTTTGTTATcgtctttcctttttcctctaccacaaggtgaaaaaaatacaagcatGATGAGATTATTCATCTCGCCCTGCGATCCATACAACTAACAAAGGATGGGCCTTCAATGTTCCGTTCCGGTTGCTTCCTGCTCTTGAATTCTGTCCAAATGAACAAGTACTTCGCCCCTTAACAAACACTTTTGACACATTAGAGTCCACAGGTCCCACTTGTTAGATGGCATTTCGGACGTCCTTTCGGCGCATTCCCGGCTCCACTCATCACGTTCTCCAAACTCAAAGTCAAGCGATCTCGGTCCACCCTCATCCTGACAACCCATCAGTCTCCTTCTCAAAGTTTTCAATCCATGCATCACGGGCCAAAAGTCTGTTATTTATTGCGAGTCCGAATAAAGAGCTTGCTGAGCGGCTGACGCAGTGTTATCCACACCAGCAGACGAACTCTTCACATATATAGCGAACACAAAAGCAGGGTCTAAACGCCTATCTACTCAAGCCTGCTCACAATTTATACCTATCAATGCTTGACAGCACTCGGTTTTAACTTAACGTGGCCTCGCCTGAGCTCCGTTCACGTCGCTCATGAAAAATGCGGGCGTCGAGTTCAGATCACACAGAGGATCAGCTGGCGCACTGATTCTGTGGGACGACCTAACTAGCTTTCCATCTACCTGCTGTCGAGAACCATTTTCCGCTTGGCTATATGGTATCTGTAATCATCTCTACAACGAATTACTCTCCGGCAGCCCGGGTAGATCCCCAAAACCGCGTGAATAGTGTCGGAAGGGACCGACCTGAGATGTTTGACCGAGACGATACAGCCCATCGGATTCTTCTTTTAGTTGttattttaaaagattttccGGGCATGAGCCAACTTGAACAAGTGGATTTCATTATTCAAAGTGGTGTCGTCTCAAAAGAACCACTGGAAATGGCATTTCCTTCCCCCTTTCTTTTCGCAGATTGCAACTTGGAGGATTCCCTGTCGAGAATTATGGGAGGCTGGATAATAATGATCTATAGTAGGTAGATCTcggagaaaaagaaatggaaaaaggagaaaagtatTGTGGGCATGAGAATTTCAAAACTAAGAGAAGGTTTAAGATAACAGAGATATCAACCAATCATTTGGGTCGGCAGATTTCATGGAGTTTCCAACAGTTTTCGTTCGTAGACAAGGTGCTTTTGATGAGTGAACCTGCGTTGGGCCAAGATTTAACGAAATGAGCACGGACTACAGTCGGTTTTTCTTCacacataaatatatgtttGGACCAATCTCGATACTTTCCAACTTCCAATGTCGTTTACGAAACATAAAACCGATTTGATGCATAAAATTCCAATTCTCATCCTTTTGAGATTAAAATGGTAATCTCTCTACAatggaaaacaaaatatataattgGAAGGAGCGGAATTGTGTTTAATTGAACATCAAGCCGACACGGGGACCGGACTATATTTCTGTGTGTAGTCGGAAATTGGTCAGGAGAATTAAAACTTGATCAAGTTACATTTGGGCAATCTGCGTCTACCAAACTGGGTCTGGAGAGGATTGACTAGGCTTCTTCGCTTGAGCGGCACTGCGTTCCGGAGTAACGCTTCCGACTTCGCTTACTGCCTTTGATCGCATCGTCAGCATGTCAGCCGTCGCTCAAGATTCATGCAGCATAAGTACGACTACGGATACCAATGATCAGTACTCTCCTCTTCTTAATTCTGCCTACAAATTATTAATGTTGGACTTAACAGACTTGAACTAGTCGCTGCCTGGGTCAATCCaccggttttttttttttccttttccttttgttacATTATGCACttgccataatttttttttgccaataACAAATGCATTTCGCTGAAGAATTTAGGGTTCGCCAAACATCGAGATTCTTGCCATTTCGATTTTATTCCCCTCCCTCCGATAAGCCTAATGAACGGCAGCCATTGAAGATTCAAAACTGAACAACAGGAGAGAATGGGATTGATgacatttcttcttctcttccctcCATTTTCGTCTTATTCCGAGCCGGAACGCCCTTACAGCCACAGGCATCCTTCATtcttaaaataatattatattttgttgttgTATTCCCTTATCACTCTGCACATACACTCGATTTGTCACAAAAGACAAAGCAGCATCCACGGCAAGGAAGTAAATGAGACTGACCGACTTCCGCGCATAAAGCTTCGATGCAGAGAGTCCTACAGTGGCACGCTGTTTGGCCGCGTGAAGGCCCCCGGCCAGAGCCCCAGCTACTCGATCAAGAACACCAATATTCTATCATCGCCTTTACGCCTTCCACCATCCCTCCTACATGCACTTGGCCCTTATGTGTGCTATTCTGCATTTATTGATAATTCTGCAACTTGGGAGACAAGCCAACTTTATTCGAGCTCTAGTTGGAAGAAAAGCATTTATTCAGTCCTCCTGTCGTCACATACTATTGATCCCTGTAAGAAAGATGAGTTTGGTTTAATTTCACCTTATTCTCGCTATCGAAATTAATAGCGTTTACTATTGTTATCATATGAAGTCAAGGCCAGGGTGAAACGACTGGCCTGCGAAATGTTCTCCTCATCACGCTGAAATCAGAGCTTGAGATGGTGCACGCAGATTATTTGATGCGCCTCAGAAAACTTTGTGAGAAGGTTGCCTGTCAGGAGAGGAAAgcttctccttcatcttcttcttcttcttagatATTATCTATATATACCACTTTGTGGAATATGATAAAGAAGATCTCCTTCATCTACATCGTATGTATATGCAGATCCGATCTTTGGCTTACCGAAGGTCTGAGATTTCCCCCCCGTATTGTTAGCATGATGGAATTACCAGAACTTTCAACTTTGTATCAAGATATGCAGTGTATCGACCTTCGAAATTCCAGGGTCGCCAATGGAGTACTCTGTGCCACTCACAAGTTGAACATACATCCTTACTgtcaaataaatttcaaaattcctgCTATTTGAGTCCATGAACTTgtgttttttgttataaaaattaCCGctgctattttcctttttttcttttaccaaaAAAGTGAGTCTGTTTAGCAAAACTACCATTTTAATCATTATTTTTTGCGTCCTAACAACTTCATTTCACTTGTTGCTTCTAGTGCACTTCTCAGTTCTCATAAGACTTCAAAagatcttcttctcttccaaccacccacttatatatatatatatatatatatatatatatatatatatgaatctctAATTCGTAAGGACTTTCTGCTTGTCGGATGCGTCTCCTgtccttttctcatttttaataatttaaaattaagtAACGTCTGCATCTGCTCTCTAAAATCGACAATTTGCTGGtttgttttccttcattctCTTACAAAATGACTGTAATCTGGGGTAATGTAACCTACCACAGTGCCGGTCTTGTCCTCACATGCTTGATCTGAAGGGGACCCATCTCTGATTAAATTGTCAATTTCAACTTCTAATTGATTGAGGGACGTGTATATACTTAGATATATATGCCCCTTCCTTCCAAACTGATGTGACAAGCCAATGTCGTCGACGACGAAAATGACCGAATTCATGGCCTGTGTTAAAGATGCATGTCTCACGACGTACCCCTCATACTTTATTCAAACACATCGTTTGGTGCATCTGAATATCGAGTGCAGCCTGTCGAACGGTAAGGGATCTTTGATAAATCTTGGAATACAGAAGTAaaccataaaat
This genomic interval carries:
- the LOC116260982 gene encoding EIN3-binding F-box protein 2-like; translation: MVVAAEVRRRKKTRGLPREGNDRENPFNRLPDECIAEIFSYNPDPTDRWLCAAVCKKFLLLQAHMKISDFKVKESANQSGAGDRMKRCLEGSHAMDTRLAAMAVCKWAKGIVGDLSIRGDFLVRKAASYSTRVPHGVTDCGLDIVGSGFPCLKSLALWGCLYVTNRGLVCVSRGCALLEKLDLCECPLITDEGMVAVARGLRKLTTLSVESCRNIGNSSLKAFGAYTPTLHSISVKGCRLVGDEGVFAILAGLPNLKRLKLAQLRANLRAVLALVRHCRALASLSLEGYSFDVATQNASGADVENKDVAFLDSPDLRSLARFRPVGMECSNLKSVSISGSWALNDEGLVAIGRGVGALEKFALEACHRVSFSGLVEFLSGYAKNLKSLSLTRCNAIVETSRSWAGLNSPPSCNKLETLMVGCCVLLGDAFLDWIGSVCSNLREVELIGLEQVSDRGLASLLMMGSGLEVRPIERVTLNGCTGLTDSSISEICRCFGPQLKSLSLGDCPRLSGHCLRVIAFYCTELRDLDVSGGTITDADLAHLHKMLWLTTLNLRNCPGLSQKAIDSFELSHFECDLVC